CTGACAACGCAACTGCCCCTCCTGCCTCCCCTGTTGTTACTTGTATCTCTGACCCATGTttccctggtacagaagatcactcatatgaGGTTAGTCACTCTATTGGAAttaatactagtgaggctaatagtagacaatatgttttaccaaataggtctactcgaggtcaacCAGCAAAAAAGTATGAACATACCCTTCAGGCCAAAGCTAAGTATCTTGTGGCAAATTTTGTGTccaccaaaagattatctgagtcatatgaatcatttgtaaatcaaatatccgctgtatcagtacctaacaaagtgcaggatgcattgggagacccaaaatggagaaaaacaatggaagaagagatgtaagcattacagaagaacaatacttgggagcttgtatctccaccacatggaaaAAAGGTTGTgggtgtttcaggatgaaataattgtgtattattgaatgatatgagggcctatatataggcattacaaaaccacaatcccgtaggattcggagtactaatctattacggagatgctaatttatctcctaataggaaacctattaggctaagacacacacaagggtagaataataattctcccggaacactcccccttgtgtcgcatgcctaggttgcatggtgcacatatcgttgccttggtaaaaaccttgtcaaacaaaataaaaacctcttgggtaaaaacaaaagattgatcgaagggaaaaagagcacaacgcaccatctacatttgatagcatcttgtgaggtagactccccctgaagtctacgaaacaactccccctgattagtgtcataatcatggagtacaaaaaacaacatatacaacgtttattacatgcttctcaaacatagtcttgggccaatgattaatcattaatctagccacacatccttagatcatacatgctatacttagccaaacttagatcttaggaaacaagattgcataacaactcaaaacaggagtttgcaatgaaaatcagattttcggatagaatgaccttcactcacttaaacggccataacttcttcgtcaaaatagatATCAgcaaaccgtaaaatgttctgaaatgtagacacccgtggctttccattgacataaggttcaaaacctaatccgatcggagcagttcacaatgctctgtcgaagttgactgacttgcacaTTTCCGGACatgactgtcctactttgctaaaacggccataactcactcaatataataGCTATGAACGAAAGGTTGATGTCTCTGAAAATAGACACATAgccctttccaacggtacaaatttcaccatatttcatcaagcaagctgtcttgtaggtctcgttgaagttgacctacgaaactggacagattctgatttgtcacattcaatgtgtctttcacaaaagaatgggggaatggaccaatgaataactgattttggtctgagacggaaccgtacgcatcctctacgctaccagtgtcgactgctataCCAAGgtgtacgttgatgttgctggagctgctggcggcgttggtgtggataggatttgtgttggttcactaagtgtagaactaaacccatgtcaaagaagcaatgcaagtccaatgacgatgcataggcgcatagttaatcacgtcataatgaaagcagtagtgtcccaacaacacttacatatatgaatctattgctcattgaatctcttcatcatctatacttagacggaatagagaatcaagaattagctttcatatgaacacatatgggtatgagttcttgcaaccgattgtactacgttctctcgaacgtcgcaatctgattacataagctctccgtggtctagaggcatttaaagtccctcgggcactctcatatctgcgtcaagatccccttacagatattctatgaccactatcatatgctgcaaatcagttttcatggacactactactgatcaagtagcggaaagcaattatgtccataacgagagaatataactcatcgtagtcaatactaggataatgagacaatttttgcaccataagtcctgcatatattgcatgacttcatctttctcattacacttatgaACAACaactaacataacaagtctagttcagcctgtattgattctttccacttcggtcaaattgctcatcgttgatgctttacaacggaataagagcataagagaatacatcatcaatcatgggagatcattccattaaacacacgcgcgccgctgtatacgatcaattcgtgagatttctattcttctctaacatcaacaaaaggagtctatagcatcccacagaaacttagttgatacacatgtttagaggatatctcttgatgatgggcgaaatacttgtgcctactcacttcgcttctttctagttttgattctagataataatggtctccccctcatctaggcaggagccaaaaccgaagctatgacccttattagtccatctttgcgtttgccgcccttgttttgtggtgcaatgccacgggcgccgacaacgccacagcgtacgatggtgccatcactggcttccttcccactgtcagggatggtgctaacggtgctaggaccaggtcatatgaaattctcccatattctgagagttccaaccttaccggcacatcacagcatttatgtgcgatctcgtcactttcacaatattggtaaagtcattgagcatcgaatctttgactttctggaggtcgataatgcgttgcatatttactcactttgagtagtgcgggatcttaatgagacatagtgccacaccacgtcaattcctgtcgttaaaaccagaatgggagcattccatatctccccctaacgacggggaataatatgttcaacgacgatcccagtagacatgcaaaacgaaatcatcaaattcgtgggggtgaactctccaatggtatccattcaaatagatttgagaggataggaagggtggtgatcccttagtatgatgatcatagctaaaaactttagcgaatgcagcgtttcttgtagAAAGCAAagtgacgtgtgaccaacgcgtcgatgctcttaacctatacgataaaaataccgaaaaatgtccgcattcggttggatatggtccactaatttcaccttaaatacttcgtaagaatggaatgttcttgGTTGGAGCCTTaacaaataaggacttccttgaaatctagcaaaagaacaagctttgtaaaatgagcgatgggcatcagagattaccatagaggcattagaaaacacgggaggcatcacaagctcctgtgaaggaggggatgccgccaccgacggccttaatgccatggagccgccaaAATAggtaggctcggcctcaccgtgcatggcacggataggctcggcctcaccgtgtggagcatgggtgaggtggtcctccaatcggttcgtgaacatgaaaaatcgatgatcatgtgaatttcaaagaactcgaatcatcatatcttattcaaaatgaccaaaaaacgatcatgtcaaaaccgagaagacagtaaaaccgaacccatgattcaaagaatcttgagttacataaagctactgctgcaggcaagcaaaactatgtctgcaggctaacaaagctactgtcgaagcttgaacaagatactgtcaatgactgacagatttattcctctccattcttaacacaaatatcaagatgaaaatccatcattggcatgtatggcctttaaaacttagcaaggcacgaagatatagaacacaatctccgcacgagatccgtaaaacaactacctgcgccgtaggacagtgtgggtggttacgcaattagcaagacactcgatttcacgtcgggacattctcaaaatgaagattaagagagtcaacgacgcggtgaacttctctacacaatacgccgtaggatattgtaagaggggggattgaaataaatgtgcaatcccatcgagtgtatcacatggtaatagaactacattcttcaacttaagagttgaaaaaacatggtattggagcagttgaataccaaacaatttgggtggtaaagaccatccaattggtgcgggtggtcaccaataataataaaatcgtttgagctataaaacgacttggagaaaaccggaaaattaaccggaaaatcatgtcaaaataactcaaaaccgggtgaaatttggactgggaaaatGTGGCAGTAAAAACTGCTGAAAATAGGctggaaaaatgacgagaaacgacgaaaaaatcgtcggaaaaactcgccggaaaccggcggcaccgattgccggaaaatcAGCCGGCGGCGGTCGGAAACTgattctcacgagtccatcttgtaaacaagaaatacgagaaattttattgaatatgccaatatttaatacaacacaaacaagcttccaattccaatagacgacttaagctaaagtcgagcaataatcatggcaatgccaacgtcatacttgaaaaatagtaagcagaagacatagtcaaaatagattgactaatcaaaagtctgtagcaacaaaatcttgcatatcggattgggcggagccttagcctgaggctcaaaaatgtgcttacttgataatggaagaatgttacgtttccatctccaaaattccctcaagaaatagatacaggtgccaaaaatggcatgcgtttctttgatgtggagtatgcatcaaggtcaactctgataatacaacgtcatagacgttcattaaagcacttttaagtgtgtcccatagaattcgttatttttgggatcttttgtcagcaaatagtgctgtatcagagtaatgaatcaactcaaataaatgagtacgtagaccttgggattatcgtttatagacatgagtttaagaaaactcaaacatttaaataacagtcgcgatggcgacgcatccataagaaacgagggttgtataggtttcgaataatcgaaactattcaagtatgtaaccggaattagaagggttgtgatgtatatggtcacaaaataatcgatgcatatcggcgattctcatgatcgcacccaaaacagcggtgcactcaggcgaccacacgaaatcgatatcttcttttttaaataataatgtgactcccccaggaccgtcacacgaaaaacgtcgaccaagaggggaatcatatccctctttggtctcatcggcgttataagaaaggccgaaaaagaagacatgaaaaaggctaatagcgcccgataatttatatatatatatcttcaaaagcagcaactttaagaaaaacatacttgttggtctgccaaatataccgcatataagtaaattgctctgcaaatcgatcgtcatgcatgaagttgcttgttgaattcctttttcgatcttcgtccgatgacataaaaatcttgggatgatacgatcaaaatcatatgtagatgacaaaagtatcgtccatctcggcatgaatgtcatcaccatagtacgacgagtgatcacttttcctatgcaatcacgtgaaacatagttagaaaatgaaaacgtgcaaataaacgatttaataagcaataggaaaagaaaaaggaaaaaagataaatagtttaaaggcccaaaatggtcgagaagacgggagtagcttctcttgagcgaagagtttgcttgtgcagttcgcgttccttgcgtatatatgcgggaggagcaattttgaatcctctgatgcggggtcttgcggggcaaaaagatattTTTGCGGAGagaatgcggaggagaccctgcggtGCTACGGGACTGCGTgaaggggcagcaggggggtcgcaggggctgcagggcagcagTGCAGGATGCAGGGGCTCcaggggtcgcgagcggggctgcaggggtcgtGAGCAGGGCCTGCAGGGGCTACGATTCGGGGGCTGCAGGTGTCGCGAGCGGGGGTTGCGCCGACGAGGAACGCCGACGggaagatgccggaggccggagacgacggcgGTCGGGGgcggagaagagaaaaaatttctagggctctaaaaattcagggttttagggcaacatgttgataacgtgtttcaggatgaaataattgtgtattattgaatgatatgggggcctataaataggcattagaaaaccacaatcccgtaggattcggagtcttaatctattatggagatgctaatctatctcctaataggaaacctattaggctaagacacacaaaagggtagaataataattctcccggaacagtgggatgtttttgggtttttacagtgaagcataattcagatgggtcagtaagtcGGTATAAAGCatgcctagtagcaaagggattcacccagacatatagcatagactatgatgagacatttgcacctgttgcaaagatgaacactatccgggtattgctttcttttgctgctaacttaaacttgccacttagacagtttgatgtcaataatgcatttcttcatggagaacttacagaggaagtgtatatggatcttTTGCCAGGATATGTAGCTGGTTCTCCAGGTAACTTCATATccagattgagaaaatctttgtatggtcttaaacaatcacctcgtgcttggtttggaaggttttcacaattcatgaggaagatTAGCTACAAACAAAATAACTCAGATCACACAttgtttctcaaacaccaacaaggggtaacagccctaattatatatgttgatgatatgatagttactggtaatgaaaCTGTTGAGAttgatagattacagaagcaACTAGCCACAAAGTTTGATATGAAGgatctaggtacactcaagtacttcttgggcagtGAGGTAGCCAGGGGGAGTGagggtatctatctgtgtcagatgaagtacatccttgatctactagcagagacatgtatgttggactgcacaTCTGTTGACACCTCTATTGAGCAAAATCATCGTTTAGCagaatatccagatcaagttcCTACCGATCGAGCTCATTATCAGAGATTAGTTGGGCGCTTGATATACTTGACTTATatcagaccagatgttgcgtatggaATAAGTGTGACAAGTCATTCATGCATAATCTGAGTGAGGATCACATGAATattgttgtgagaattttaaGGTACTTGAAATAAGTTCCAGGAAGAGGAGTGATGTTTTTTAAACACAACAATGTTTTTgaagtttgtggcttcacagatgcagattgGGCTGAAAGTATCACAGACAGAAGATCGACATCAtgttactttacctttgtgggAGGTAATCTGGTTACATGGAAaagcaagaaacaaaaggtggtggCATGGTCTATTGCGAAAGCTGAGTATAGAGATATGGCTCATGGTTTGTGTGAGTTACTATGGCTGAGAAACCTGTTATGTGATTTAGGTGTCAAACCAAACACTACCATGAAATTGTATTGTGACCATCGGGCAACAATTGATATTACACataatttggtataaaatgATCGCACTAAACATGTCGAAGTTGATTGTCacttcataaaagaaaaacttgATGCCAGAAAACCAGCTGACAGATATATTAACTAAATGTCTTTTCGAAAAAAGTATTTTATGACTCGCTTGGCAGATATGAACTTGAATGAAATATAACAAACTCATCTATTATATATGATTGTGGTACACTCTCATTCAAGGTCTCTGTATCAACAAGAAAGACCCAGATAAAGCTTTGTTGGTTTTAAGCAATGTTTTTATATACGACGCCGAGGCATCGCCGGAAAGACCCAGATAAAGCTTTGTTGGTTTTAAGCAATGTTTTTAGATGCGACGTCGAGGCGTCGCCAGTGCGGCTTCGGGTAGAGCAACGGAGAAAAGCCCCGCAGGTTCAAACCCAGGAGGCGATGGAAAAGCAACTATCGGAGCGACGGAGCGAGCGGAGGAGAAGCGGAGTGACACGAAGAAGAcgatgtaaatttttttttatgggggccaaaacgacgtcgttttggcaTCCTCTGATTTaagtctctctcttttttttttgcagcaATTAAGGTCCATTTTGGATCCCATGGATACTGGTCATTAGAGAAATTGAATGAACTTTCTGTTAAAACCAAGTACCTGATGATTTAAAAATATAGCATTTCAAGTTTACTGATGGCAGCTACACCATCTTACAGAAATGGTGCAGAACTAGGAATAGGAAATCACTTCTTCTGATTGGTACAAAAAATCTAATCACCAAATCATTCCTTTTCTAGATACAACAAAATCGATGTGTTACTACTACTCGCGCGCAACTTCTTTACTAATCAATTGAGTTTCAGATATGATATGATAAAAGCAAATCAAAGTGGTAGCATATTAATACTGTTGTTTAGCCTAGGTTTGAACTACGGTATCGAACTCAATCTTTGCCCCAACAAATCAAAGTGAAGTGTTAAATGGTCACTAGCACCTAAATCTAGGTGAATAAAATGAGCTTTGGGGAACTAAACATCGGGCTGGCTGTTAAAAAATCCTCGGTCCAATCGTTCGGCAATAGTTCCATGAATCTGCTAGCTTTTTCTTCAATGAGCATGCCTTTAAATCCGTTTAACTCTAACTGATCATGGCACTTCTTGGCCGGCTGCCTGGAATATACACTGTACTACAATTGCAATGAGATGCTCGCtcactttttaatttttatacaaTATGAAGAAATATATTCATAATTATCAATATCTGAGCTCTGAGTCACACCAAATTCTACCAAGATTATACAATGATTTTGAATTGTATAAGTCATTTCTGTCTGTCTCTGAATGACTAGCTATTCTTATATAACATCAGAACTTAGTCATTCACCATACCTTCTtaattgatataaataggAATCATGAACATGTGCATAATTAACCAATGCCTTCGATCATCTGTTTGGCTATAAGCTAGATGCATATAAACCATCTGTTTGGCTATAAGCTAGGTGCATATAAACTTTTGGTTGGGCTGCTTTGATACTTAGAGTACATCCTCTAttatagtgaaaaaaaaatcatttatatGTGTATAATGTTGTTTAAaactaatatatttttttaattaaattaatatttgtTGGAAATACGATTTAAGGCGATCGCTTTTACACGCCGATGCTCTCACCTTGTGAGGCTTAACCATGTCGCCTTTGTTTTCGCTTTCCCATATGAAAACATTGGTTTTAAGAGATTGCTTGAGTAAATATATAGATGTATCCTTCTTCTTTCACTTTTTGTTCGTTAATTTATAGATTTAGCTCTATATGGGATATGAGCAAGGCAATTGAGGTTGTGGAGTTGATGAAAGATGCTAGAATCAATTACCCATTTGACAATTTTGTTTGTAGTTCTGTGATTTCTGGGTTTTGTAAGATTGGGAAGCCAGAACATGCTTTTGGGTTTTTTGAGAATGCAGTAAAGGCTGGAGCTTTGCAGCCTAATGTTGTGGTGTATACAGCACTTGTTGGTGCTCTTTGTAGAGTAGGAAGAGTTAGTGAGGTTTGTGATTTAGTTTATAAAATGGAGAAGGATTGGAGTTTGATGTTGTTTTAAATAGTAGTTGGATTTGTGGTTATATTTCAGAAGGGATGCTAATGGAGGTGTTTCAGAAGAAGAGACTGATTGTAGATAAAGGCATTAGACCGGATGCAGTTAGCTATAATATACTCATAGATGGGTTTTCGAAGCTTGGAGATGTAGAAAAGGCAAGTGGTCTTTTGGAGAAGATGAGGCAAGGTGGGTTAGAACCCAGTTTGATCACTTATACTGCCATCATGTTGGGATTTTGCAAGAAAGGAAAATTGGAGGAAGCATGTGCTATTTTGAAGCTGGTTGAAGATTTGGAAATTGAAGTTGATGAATTTATGTATGCAACTTTAATTAACGGATTTTGCATGAAAGGTGATCTTGATGGTGTTTTCCGTCTGCTAGATGAAATGGAAAAGAAGGGGATACACCCAAGCATTGTTACATTTAATACGGTAATTAATGGATTATGCAAATTTGGGAGGACTGCTGAGGCTGAGAAGATCTCAAGGGGCGTATCTGGAGATACCATTACATATAGTACGTTGCTACGTGGGTAtattgaggaagaagatatatctgGGATGTTAGAAACCCAGAGGAGATTGGAGGAAGCTGGAGTGTATATAGATGTTGTTATGTGTAATATACTTATTAAAGCACTATTCATGGTGGGGGCAATTGAGGATGCTTACACACTGTACAAGGGAATGCCAGAGAGGGTTTGACTGCATATTCCATTACATACTGTACAATGATTGATGTATACTGTAAAATTGGTAGAATTGATGACGGATTAGAGATATTTGATGACTTTAGAGTGACACCACTTTCCTCAGTTGCGTGTTATAATTGTATTATAAATTGGCTGTGCAAGCAGGGAATGGCTGATATGGCCACAGAGGTGTTTATTGAACTTGATCAGAAGAGCTTGACTTTGGATGAAGGTATCTCCAAAATGCTTTCAAAGGCAACTTGTAAACAAACAAGTGCAACTAGAGTTCTAAACTTGGTTCACAGAGTGAGAAATTTGAGGCCAGGTATGTATGCTGTTATCAGCAATGGTGTGATCAGTTTCTTGTGCAAGAGAGGGTTTCATAAGTCTGCATTTGAAGTGTATGCAGTGATGAGGAGGAAGGGTCGGTGGCTACAAGAAACATTTACTATCTAATCTTGGAAGGGTTAATAAATGATGGAAAAGAGTGGCTAACTCTCCCTCTTTTAAGTATCTTTATTAAAGAATACGGACTAGTTGAACCTAAAGTAAGCCAGATTCTTGCTTACCACATGTGCCTGAAGGATGCCAATGATGCTCTCTGGTTTTTAGAAAAGATCACGGGCAGAACTACAGCCATTACTTTGCCTGTTTCTCTTTTTAAGACACTTATGATGAAGGGTAAACCTTTGGTTGCATATCAGCTTTTTATGGAGGCTGAAGATAGTGTTCCTATTCTGGATGCATTTGATTTATGCGCTCATGGTTGATGGCCTTTGCAAGGGAGGATATATTAGTGAGGCGCTAGATCTCTGTGGTGTCGCTAAAACTGAGGGAATCACTCTGAATATTATCACTTATAATTCTGTTATGAATGGATTGTGCCGTCAAGTTCATCTTGTTGATGCATTTCGGCTGTTTGATTCGTTAGAAAGAATTAATTTGGTACCCTCAGAAATCACATATGCTACATTGATTGATGCCCTTTGTAAGAGAGGGGTTTCTGCTTGATGCAAAGCAATTATTTGAAAGAATGATGCTTCCATTACCTTTAGCGAGGCACCAGATATCGTGCGTGCACCTGCAGGTATTTACTCTTTCATTGCTTTTAAAGATATTTCTTAACCTATCAGATTGAACTATTAGACATAGCTTATGACTGTATTAATTGTAGGTGTTCACTGTTTATTTATCTATGTTGTTCACCATTAATTTGCAAGTTGGAAATGCTGGTATTGTTGATCCGCAAGTCTTAGTTGAGTACATCCAAATATCCAATTGATAACAGGAATGTGTGTATGTTTAACATCGATGTATGATTTCAATCTTCTCACATCTCTCTCAACATGTCCTTAGTCTAGAA
This is a stretch of genomic DNA from Argentina anserina chromosome 4, drPotAnse1.1, whole genome shotgun sequence. It encodes these proteins:
- the LOC126792077 gene encoding LOW QUALITY PROTEIN: pentatricopeptide repeat-containing protein At5g57250, mitochondrial (The sequence of the model RefSeq protein was modified relative to this genomic sequence to represent the inferred CDS: inserted 3 bases in 3 codons; deleted 2 bases in 2 codons), with amino-acid sequence MDLLPGYVAGSPVTGNETVEIDRLQKQLATKFDMKDLGTLKYFLGSEVARGSEDADWAESITDRRSTSCYFTFVGGNLVTWKSKKQKVVAWSIAKAEYRDMAHGYTLIQGLCINKKDPDKALLVLSNMRRRGMYPSSFTFCSLIYRFSSIWDMSKAIEVVELMKDARINYPFDNFVCSSVISGFCKIGKPEHAFGFFENAVKAGALQPNVVVYTALVGALCRVGRVSEVCDLVYKMXEGLEFDVVLNSSWICGYISEGMLMEVFQKKRLIVDKGIRPDAVSYNILIDGFSKLGDVEKASGLLEKMRQGGLEPSLITYTAIMLGFCKKGKLEEACAILKLVEDLEIEVDEFMYATLINGFCMKGDLDGVFRLLDEMEKKGIHPSIVTFNTVINGLCKFGRTAEAEKISRGVSGDTITYSTLLRGYIEEEDISGMLETQRRLEEAGVYIDVVMCNILIKALFMVGAIEDAYTLYKGMPEXGLTAYSITYCTMIDVYCKIGRIDDGLEIFDDFRVTPLSSVACYNCIINWLCKQGMADMATEVFIELDQKSLTLDEGISKMLSKATCKQTSATRVLNLVHRVRNLRPGMYAVISNGVISFLCKRGFHKSAFEVYAVMRXEGSVATRNIYYLILEGLINDGKEWLTLPLLSIFIKEYGLVEPKVSQILAYHMCLKDANDALWFLEKITGRTTAITLPVSLFKTLMMKGKPLVAYQLFMEAEDSVPILDAFDYALMVDGLCKGGYISEALDLCGVAKTEGITLNIITYNSVMNGLCRQVHLVDAFRLFDSLERINLVPSEITYATLIDALVREGFLLDAKQLFERMMLPLPLARHQISCVHLQVFTVYLSMLFTINLQVGNAGIVDPQVLVEYIQISN